The following is a genomic window from Rhododendron vialii isolate Sample 1 chromosome 9a, ASM3025357v1.
CCGCTTCTGGTGTATTGTGTGATCCAACTATACCTATaaaattggaaggaaaattTTATAAAGCTACTATATGACCAGTGATGCTATGCGGGACGGAGTGTTGGCCTATCAAGAAGCAACAAGTGAGTAAGATAAGTGTAGTTGAAATGAGGATGTTGagatggatgtgtggtaagactaggaaagatagaattagaaatgaaacTATTCTTGAGATAGTATGAGTTGTACCTATACAGgacaaattgagagaaaatagattaaggtggttttGACATATTTACCGTAGACCTGTAGACGCAATAGTCAAGAAGAGTGACATGATAGTAGTGGATAATAAAGGtaggggaagaggaagacctAACTGACTTTGGATGCCGTGATAAGGAAGGATTTGTgcttactaaatctaagtgaCCTGGATggagctcaatggaaaaataggattcatgtagccgaccccaattgattggaacacaaaactcggtttggtttggtttggagaatgtaaaaaaattgggtcattATGCTCCCAAAAATGTGTTTTGCATGTAGAAGATGAAGATTAACACTTACTTTAATTAGCTGTTTATCACATAGAAGATTTGGTTCTAATTTGGATATCTATAGAAGCTTACCCCTAGAGTACCACGATTTAGGCATGTGGCGCACCACTCATAGACATTTATGATGTATGACCACATTTCAGCTACTAActgcaaaaaaattgtttctttaaaaattattaaagtttGTGTactcctttcaaaaaaaaaaaagtttaggcATACATTTAAACTTTCAAGCCGACCCAAATTGTGGTTATACTTTAATAAGGTTTGAAGAAGTTCAAGTCTAGAACATTAAGCATAGTTATTGAGAGCCCCAAATTCTAAATTGGAGCCAAGCTTTCTCAGCTTGCATCTAAATATCATGAAAGCAGTCTTCAGGTTTTAAATTGCAATTACAGTCGTGCTCAAGGATGATGAGTTACGGATATGGAGACAACGGGCATTACGAAGTCTTTTAATTGGCAGGCTCAAGGTAGCTGACATACAGAAAGAACAAAGTACCAGTGAAACTTTGCAACATACTGAAtaggaagagaaaaataaaacaaatacaaaaaatggtTTATTGACTTGTGAAAATGCTTTCTTCAAGTTCTAGGCAAAAAAACAACACTACAGGGGCCAAAGCCGCCAATCACTTTTATTGATGAAGCAAGAAAGGAAATATTGGCTCGTTCACCAGAAGACATTGCCCAAAATAGTAAAACCAATCCCAAAAATTAGGGCCGTTCAAAAAACAAATCCCTAGGCTTAGGGGGAATGGTAGTTCTACCGAACAGGAGGAGATTGTGTGCACACTGCAATGTTAAGGAAAAAGTTGCATACTAGACTGTACTTACATGAAATAATGGGATTCAAAGTGGAGGCACATTGAGGCATAAATATGATGAAACTTCAAAAGCCAGCCATAAACCAAGTAATTCAGTATCCAATACTGGGAAAACACTATCGAAAGTAAGGTTCTTTAGAGTGAAAGGCAATGGGCAAAAACCTTAGGAAGACCAGCCATGCCAATCCCTTTTGGAATGGTATTCACTGCCAAGCCAGAACTCCCAAGTTGGTGTTCCATATATAACCTTTCCTGGAGTTCAGCAGTCATAATTCCATCTTCAGGGGCACCTAGTGTGGCCTGTCAAGCAAGATTATGAGGTACGCTACAGTGTATGGTAAAGATAACAGCAAATGAGAAAGACGAAATACTCGGATAAACATTAAGACCATgttcattttgggattttgggtaatgagtggagagagagatagagaaatgagagtagtAATTGAgtgaaaatttattggggactGTGCGCAGagagagaatccaaaatcccaaaaggAACATGGTCTAAGTTGGCGGTTCCATTGACAAGCAAGTATATTAGCCCTCATCCTGACAATTCTCGGGAGTTTTTTGCCTATAAAATGAAATCGTAACTTACTTGCCAAGTTTTCACAGCACGCTCTGTCCCGCTTGAGAAGCTAGAATATTCAAGATCTTCTTCTCCAGGATAGAATCCCAACTTTTGCAATGCTTCCTATCAAAACCACAAGAGCTAAGAATTAAGGAACacgtaaaaatttaaaataagacCACTTTAAATATCACAAGCATCCGATTTCTACAGCCTATGGAAGAATATGCACAATCGCACTCATAAACAATGATAAACACTTGAGCACAAAAGAGAGCTCCCCATTGAAGCAGTTTAGAGTACAGTGGAACACACAATTACACAGCGAGTTACCCATGCACCCACCcccccaaaaagaagaaaaaataacgCCCAAAACTATATGAACTAAGAAGAAGACAGAAACAAAACATGACAGGTGCACCACAGCTCTTGGAGAGGTCTGAATTTAATACCACAGCTCTTGGAGAGGTCCGAATTTAATCTACTCCAAAGCCAGTATGCAAGTTTTGGACCAGTGTGGCTTACAATCATGAAATGCAGGGATGCTTAAACATTTTCCTTAACATTCTTCATTTCTGTCTTCTTTTAAACTGGTGCCAGGCAAGCAAGAACGAGGTTAAGTCCCTTTTTCTGTTTTAATTAGGAAGAACAAAGACTATAACTTTCACTCTCATATTTGACTCTGAATCTCATACAGTTTTTAGTTTGAAGTCCATCCATTAATTAACTTGCATCAACACTTCATTAAGTTATAGGACTCTGCTTCAAGAATCATATGTTTTCACATATTCAATTCATAACATGGAAATATTTTCCTCACGCCCTAGTACTCAACAATCTCCTCCCCTTTAACGATGTGTTTGCAGATCAAGTGTTACATAGCTAGTAAATATTTCATTTTACTCGCAACAACGTGGAcatttgtttctcatttttctatcCAACTAAATAAGACAAGGAATTTGGATTCTTTAACTTTACTAATATGGAGAACCGCGCCTTTCTTGTTTAATCACAGTGCAATCCATCTAATTCAAATCCCCTTATGATAGCGTGCATAATATTGGGAGGGACATTAATATCCCAAAAGCACTATACCTAACATCGACATCATTCTTGCACGAAATAACAACTTCCCCCGCGTTGATATACTTTTGAGGGAAATTGTGCGCAAAATCTGAAGGATAACAAATAACATCAGTAACATTATCCAAATAAATTTCTACTGGCTCAACAACTTCTCTCTATTATAACCCGAACATAGGTGCTAGAGAATCTCTATGAAATACAGAATGAACTATTACACGAACAATTTATAACCCAAGGTCAAGCTTTGTGAATCCCCTCCCCCTTCCCCACGCAGAAAGATTTCATGTAATCAGCACATCAAGGTGGTATACTTGTCAATTTCACAAACAAGTGGGACCACTAGTAGGGTGCAGTTCACAAATGAGCTGGACATGCTCGTTTGTGAGCAAAATTCTAATTTCATGATGTGGTAAGGATTTTCTCAATAGCCGACCAACAAAAATTAGAAGAGAACCTATGTTCTTCCCAGACATCATTCTATATTAACTACTAGAAGAAAGTAGTGAGATTTGAACAGAAAAAATCATTTCTTTTATTGGGGCTTCAGATTTGTGTGTTATACTGTGTCAACTAGTGCACCTTCGTATTAACTTTTTGTCAAAGccagtcccacattggttagttCTTGCCTCCAAAATTAGGATACCAGCATGAaaggcctctccactcatttccAATTGGGCTTGAGTTTAATGTTGTAATATGGTATCACTCTCTTGATAAATTGCCTCTTTGGTTGTGCCCTAAGTTTACCCTATTTTGTCGCGATCCCTATGTTTATGGATCATTTATTTAACTCCGCAAGGCATTAGCCAAGGGTCACACGTGTGTGGGTTTACCAGTGTTCTATAACTCGCTAATCGGTAGTCTCTCAACCAGGCACCTTGGAGTGAGTACTCGGCGTTAGTTGGCGAGTAATGCCCACCGAGTAGGGATTAGTCGCCTCGGCCAGAAACCTTGGAGCGAGTACCCGGTGAGTACTCGGCGAGGAATACCTTGTTTTAGAACGCTGGGGTTTACATGACCCTGATAGGCCTCTCCATTCAatatcaattgattttgagttggatgctttaacagattggcctctccactcattatcaattgattttgagttggatacaTTAACAAATATTACATATATGTAAGTTCCATAATTAGGTGTACATGTTGAAGGAAGCTCTGAAGAATGACAGATGGAGAAACTAATGCATCGGAAATACTGTTAAGCATGCACTTTTATCACTCCTCCATCTGAAATATGGggcataagagcatctccaaggcAAATCTAGAAGTCTGGCCAAAGCCAATTTTCAGCTTACCGTACAAAATCTTCTCCAATACCATGCAAAAAAACTATCCTAAAATTGGTTTCACCAAATCTTGTGCTGAATTTGGAAAAAGCTTTTGCCAAGCCGAAATGCCACATTACATTTATGATCACAACTCACaagatttttttggttaattagaTTGAATGGTCAAATATTGATATGAGAGTTGAGTGTAAATCATTGGAGCACTCTATAGCCAACAAACTGGCTTTTGATGTagtaccaagccaaaaaaatgacattgtGATGAAAGTTTTGCTAGAGCCTTTGCAGGAGCTCTAAGAACATGCAGCCATATAATACactcccacacacacacacatggaaAGTCAAGTCCAAGTAATGACATGCATATACGAAACAAACAACACTCGCCTTGTGCATTTCACAGAAGAGAAATGGATATTTGCTAGCAATCAGACCTGCATTGCTCGAACATCTTCTCCTTCCGATCCCTTCCTCAACGTCGCCTTCTTCTTATTAACCTCTTTCTTCCCCACTCCAGCAACCtccttcaccaccaccgcctcctCTGCCGTTGCTGCCTCAATTACCATCGGCACCGCACTCGACCCACTCTCCGTAAGTCGATTCACCGTCGTCCCGAAATTCTCCTCCTTCACCACCTGTATTGAGGATACAAGTAAAGGGAGTTTTAGATGATCTGGTTAAGGGAAATTCTCCTTCATATGAGAATTCAGATTAACAAGCAAAATGGGATTTGTCACTCATTACCATGCATTTAATGGGCAAAACAACAAGTGAATTGCTGGAACCATTCGGTTATCTCACTGATAGCTTAAGCTTTGGCTGAATTGGTGCTTAACAAGTAACAACTGACAGTGTTTGGGTCCATCAGCACCTATTCTTTGGCTGCCCGTATTCTGCCGGTGTATGGGGTCATATTCTGCAGAAGAACGAGCTTGATAGACCGGGTTTAAATCTCTTGGCTGAGATTAATTGGGCTCTGTTGCATAGAAGGGGCAATGATCTTCGAGATCAGGTTTTCAAGCTATCCCTTGCTGCTGTTATTTACCATGTGTGGTGTGAACGAAATAGAAGAGTCTTCCAACAGAAAAGCCTTTCTTGTTTGGAACTCTCAGCTAAGATTCTCTGAGTTGCGTGCATGCTTCTGCTCATGGAGGGGTGTAAAGAGGAATGATGTTAACAGATTAATCTGCCTTAGTTGGAACATTCCCAACATAGTTTTTTCCTAACGTTTGGCTGTTTGTTTCTGCCTTGGTCTCGGCTTTATGGCAGGCAGGCCTTGTGCAATTTGTTTTGATCTTTCTCAGGGGAATGCCCCTTTGATCCCTCATTTATTATGGCTTGGACCTTTTATGTCATGAAAgataatttacccaaaaaaaaaaaaactaccagtGTTTGGACAAAAATATTGGTATATTGAcaattagtattttttatttagctTTCAATTAaagtttttgtaataaaatattaATGTCGACAAGAGTAAttggaaaagaataaaaatatgtgCCTGAGATGAAAAAAAGTCTAAGACAATCTAAAGACATGACAAGTAGGGCTAAAAAACTAACCGAACGAGCcggatagtttttttttaatgagctttaaaaatatgtttgagtTTGCCTTGTTTATGACTTGTTAAACATTACACCAATGCTCGATCTTCTGCGATCAAACCTAACCGCATAAAATTCGAGCAGTTTGGTTCGTCTATCAGCCTAATGAAAAACTcacttttttgaaattgttttgtaaacttttgtggattttttgggcataatttatatattttagATTACGTTCGTCAAGACAAATAAATAATCCTAGAATATCTAACGCAAGTTTGACAAAAGTTAATAAAATACCCAAAAAGACTGCAAAGTGTCAATAGTAGCGACCAATTTTGGAGCAATGCCATGGTGTCCATGTGATGTGTCAGTGTTGCATTGATAGAATGTGCATCACTACACATACAATACACATTCTACCCAAACTCCGTcttaatttgtttgtctaagTTGAAATTCTAATTTATTAAGGAGACAAAATGAtacactttaatttttttgacattaaATGAGATTCCACATTCTCcaatgcataatttttcaaaaatattcaaaatagcAGGGCATTgatggaactttttttttgtcaacctaatattggacaaatattttgggacatgtaaaatgtaaaattcaaatagtggacaaacaaattgggacagagtAATACATTGGTGACATATTATATGGTACCCAAAATATTGTCAGAGAGTCTTAGTTATAATTTTGGCAAGAAATACAGCCTAACTAACTAACCACCTGTAAAAGGGCGGCGAGCTTTGAGAGTGCCTCGGACACAGAAACGCCTTGAATTTCGCCCTGTCGGCCCTCAAGCTCCTGAATTCGGAGCTTTAGGGTTTTGATCTCGCGGAGGAGGGAGTCCCGCTCCGCGAGCCACTGGGATTCCTGGCGGAGCCACCGCTGCTCCTCCCGCAGCCACCGTTGCTCCTCGCGCAGCCACCGGGCCTCTTCTTGCTCGTaattggaggaggaggaggagagagagaagcaaacgAGAGGTCTGGAGAGAGAGTGGTTTGGGGAGGCTTTGGAGATTGGGAAGGCGGAGAGGTTATTAGGGTCTGGGAGAAGAGGAGGGGGGTGAGGTGATCTGGGGAAGAGAGTGGGGTTGAAAGGGAGAGGTAGAGAGGAAGACAgagacatgagagagagagagagagagagagagagagagaagcagcaGGTGTGAGTGTGGAGATTTTCTTTGGTCTGATGATACTCGGCGATCCAGTTGGAATTTGAACCACACAAATGGATATATATATGGCGGGAAGCTATGCTACGCTGGATGGCTGCGCTAAAGTGCGCCAAggctgatttttttgttttttaatcctCATAGAGGTGGGACAGGGAGACGAGCGTAGCAACTCTCTCAAacgtgaccataggggct
Proteins encoded in this region:
- the LOC131300435 gene encoding protein disulfide isomerase pTAC5, chloroplastic; this translates as MSLSSSLPLPFNPTLFPRSPHPPPLLPDPNNLSAFPISKASPNHSLSRPLVCFSLSSSSSNYEQEEARWLREEQRWLREEQRWLRQESQWLAERDSLLREIKTLKLRIQELEGRQGEIQGVSVSEALSKLAALLQVVKEENFGTTVNRLTESGSSAVPMVIEAATAEEAVVVKEVAGVGKKEVNKKKATLRKGSEGEDVRAMQEALQKLGFYPGEEDLEYSSFSSGTERAVKTWQATLGAPEDGIMTAELQERLYMEHQLGSSGLAVNTIPKGIGMAGLPKEAANGAAFASITEISEIQKTIVEEGVADVEVSEHRVFLLGENRWEEPSRLTGRNKQGGTISKDSKTKCLTCRGEGRVLCTECDGSGEPNVEPQFMEWIDEGTKCPYCEGHGFTICDVCEGKTLV